The region CCGCGACGAATCCGGCGCGGGTGCCGGTGGCGGCGCAGCCCGCGGCGATCAGCGCGGTGAGCAGGGAGGCGGTGGTGACCTGGTTCGGGGTCAGGCCGCGGCGGGCGCACCAGCGGGCGATGTAGCGCGAGTACGGGCTGATGCAGTACGTGGTGAAGAAGCCGTCGCGGGCCTTCACCGCGCTGCGCAGGCGTACGGCCTCGTCGTCCACGGCGGAGACGGCCTGCCGGGCCTCGTTGCGCTCCTGCGGGTCGGTGGGGACCGCGGCGACGAGCGTGCCGAGCTCGGGGCGGAACACGGCGACGCCGTCCGCGTCGAGGGCCGCGGTGAGCCGCTCGGCGAGGTTGTCGGTGGCGACGGCGAGGCTGCCGGAGGCGGAGCTCTCACGGGCCACGGCACGGGTCAGCGCCCGGCGGGCCTCGGGCTGCACCGATACGGCACCGGGCAGCGCGGAGGCCGCGAACCGCGGGTCCGTGAGGCCGAGGCGCAGGGCGTGCAGGTGCCCCACGAAGCGGGCGTCGACGACGGCGACGCGCTGGTCCGCCGGTACGGCGGCCAGCAGTGTCTCGGCGTCACCGGCTTCGCCGGCGAGCCGCACGTCGAAGCCGAGCGACCGCAGATCGCCCTCGAGCGACGATCCGGGGACCGGCTGGCCGGTGAGGATGGCGGTCGACAGCGAACTCACTCCCTGAGTGCCGACGCGGCCTTGCGCCGGGCGTGTACGTGGTGGGAAGGCCCCGGCCCCAGGCCCGAGGGGGCTCAGGCCGCTGGGCGGCATGTCGGCAGAGGCTATCGGATGATGAGAAGCGGGCGTTCACCGCCCGTTCACTGCGCGATCAACCACATCTGCGTACCGCCTCCGCCGCGATCATCATCGGTGATCCGGGGGCCGTGTCACAAACCCGCACTCGCAGAACGCAATATTTGCGTCATTGATCTCGACACCTTCCGGACCGTTACATAGAGGGGCAGGACGGTCGGATCGGCGGCCGGCACCGGAGCCACCGGCGGCGGACCGACATAGGGTGGTCGTCCATGACATGGCTGATCACAGGCGGGGCCGGATACATCGGGGCACACGTGGCGCGGGCGATGGCGGAGGCCGGTGAGCGCGTCGTCGCCCTCGACGACCTCTCGGCCGGGGTTCCGAACCGGCTTCCGGAGAGCATTCCGCTGGTGCAGGGCTCGTCACTCGACGGGGACCTGCTCAAGCGGGTCCTCGCGGAGCACTCGGTGACGGGCGTGGTGCATCTCGCCGCGCGCAAGCAGGTCGGCGAGTCCGTGGCCCAGCCGACGCGCTACTACCAGGAGAACGTGGGCGGGCTCGCGACACTCCTGGAGGCGGTCGCCGGGGCCGGCGTCAAGCGCTTCGTCTTCTCCTCCTCCGCCGCCGTCTACGGCAACCCGGATGTGGACCTCATCACGGAGGACACTCCCTGTGCGCCGATGAGCCCGTACGGCGAGACGAAGCTCGCCGGGGAGTGGCTGGTCCGCGCGGCGGGCCGGACCCACGGCATCGCGACCGTGTGCCTGCGCTACTTCAACGTGGCGGGTGCGGCCACGCCCGAGCTGGCCGACACCGGCGTGTTCAATGTGATCCCGATGGTCTTCGACCGCATCACCCGCGACGAGGCCCCGCGGATCTTCGGCGACGACTACCCGACGCCGGACGGCACCTGCGTCCGTGACTACATCCATGTCGCCGACCTCGCCGAGGCACACCTCGCGGCGGCCCGGCGGCTGGCCGGCGGCGCGACGGGCGACCTCACGGTGAACATCGGCCGCGGGGAAGGAGTATCGGTACGTGAACTGCTCACGTTGATCGGCGAGGTCAGCGGGGACAGCCGGCGGCCGGTGGTCGAGCCGCGCCGCCCCGGGGACGCGCCGCGCGCGGTCGCCTCGGCCGACCTGGCCGCGCGGGAACTCGACTGGAGCGCGCGGCGCGGGGTCCGGGAGATGGTGGAGTCGGCGTGGCAGGGGTGGGTGCTGCATCACCCCCGGGCACAGGATTAACGATCTCGAGTGTGCTCTGACCTGCGGATCGTTTCCGCAGGTCAGAGCATATGACAACGGTGTTCAGTGCCGCGTTGCCCGATACCCCCCGCCCGTAGTTCACTGTGATCCCGGGCAGAGCACAGGAGGCGGCTTCCATGGGGGCTGGACACGATCACGGGCACGCCCATGGCGCGCCCACCAGCGGCACGGCGGCAGCCGCGTACCGCGGGAGGCTGCGGGTCGCGCTGTCGATCACGCTCACCGTGATGGTGGTCGAGATCGTCGGCGGCCTCATGGCCGATTCCCTCGCACTCGTCGCCGACGCGGCACACATGGCGACGGACGCGGTGGGGCTGGGCATGGCACTGCTCGCGATCCACTTCGCCAACCGCCCGCCCAGCGGCAACCGCACGTTCGGCTACGCGCGGGCCGAGATCCTCGCCGCGCTCGCCAACTGTCTGCTGCTGCTCGGTGTCGGCGGCTACGTCCTGTACGAGGCGATCCACCGCTTCGTGACGCCCGCCGACACCGAGGGCGGTCTGACCATCGTCTTCGGGTTGATCGGTCTGGTCGCGAACACGATCTCGCTCACGCTGCTGCTGCGCGGCCAGAAGGACAGCCTGAACGTGCGCGGCGCCTTCCTGGAAGTGGTGGCGGACGCGCTGGGTTCGGTGGCGGTGATCATCTCCGCCGTGGTGATCATGACCACCGGATGGCAGGCGGCCGACCCGATCGCCTCGATCATCATCAGCATCATGATCGTCCCGCGCACCTGGAAGCTGCTCCACGAGACGCTCGACGTGCTCCTGGAGGCGGCGCCCAAGAACGTCGACATGGCGGAGGTGCGCACCCACATCCTGGCCCTGCCAGGCGTCGAGGACGTGCACGACCTGCACGCCTGGACCATCACGTCGGGCATGCCGGTCCTCTCCGCCCATGTGGTCGTCAGCTCCGACGTCCTGAACGCCATCGGCCACGAGAAGATGCTCCACGAGCTCCAGGGCTGTCTGGGCCACCACTTCGACGTGGAGCACTGCACCTTCCAGCTGGAACCGAGCGGGCACGCGGAGCACGAGGCGAAGCTCTGCCACTGAGGGGCTCCTGATCCAGCGGGCTTCAAATTCGCGGGCGTGGTCGGCGCCTCCGGTGCTAGCGTGGCCGGAAATCAGAGGAAGAGGTGGGTTGATGACTGTCGCGTTCGGTGCCGCTGTGCGCGGCGACAGGTGCGTCCCCATCCTCCGGGTCCACGGCTGACCCACGCCGAGCGGCGTTCGCGGCGGCCCGGGCCCCCGCATCCAAAGGTTTCCCACGTTGTCCGAGCATCACGACTCGTCCGACCGCAACGCCCTCCACGAGGCTTTCTTCACCCTGCGTCACCGACTGCCCCGGCAGGGCCCCGGCTCCGACGCCACCACCCGTCACCTGCTCTCACTCGCGGGCCCACTGCCCGTCCGTCCCCGCGTGCTCGACCTGGGCTGCGGCCCCGGCCGCTCGGCGCTGCTCCTGGCCGCCGAGGCCGCGGCCGAGGTGACGGCCGTCGACCTGCACGAACCGTTCCTCGACGAACTGCGGACGGCCGCCGAGGCCCGGGGGCTGACCGCCTCGATCGACACCGTCCACGGGGACATGGGGGAGCTCGCCCACCCCGATGGCTCGTTCGACCTGCTCTGGGCCGAGGGCTCGGCCTATCTGATCGGTTTCGACACCGCCCTGCGCCGCTGGCGGCGGCTGCTCGCCCCCGGCGGCACGCTGGTCCTCACCCACTGTGTGTGGACCACCGACACGCCGTCCGACCAGGCCCGCGCGTTCTGGGAGGACGAACCGTTGCGCACGGCCGACCAGGACACCCGGGTCGCGCGCGACGCCGGGTACTCCGTACTGGGGGTGTACTTCCAGCCGGAGTCCGACTGGGACGAGTACTACGACGCGCTCGGCGTCCACGCCGACGTGGCCGATGTCACGAGGCCCGGCATGGCCGAGGCGGTGGCGGGTGCCCGGGCGGAGATCGCCATGCGCCGCGAGCACGGGAGGGAGTACGGCTACGTGGGCTATGTCCTGCGTCCGGTCGCCGTCGGGGACTGACGCCTCCCGTCCGCCCGGTGCCCGCGTCGGCGCCTGCGTCCGTCGCCGTACGGCGGGTGCGCCGCGCACCGTGGTGAACCGGCCGCGGACTACGGCATCCGGCCCGGGTTCGACGGGCCGGACGGGCACCGCCTCCGGGGGTCCCGGCGAACATCTGATGGCCCCTGTCCTGGACGGTTCCCCGTCCGTGGCGCCGGGCACGATCAGGTGTCCGGCCGCTTTCGGTGACTGACAGACGTCGGCCGCGTGTCCCGCTCCGGGCCCCCGGAGCGGGACATGCGGGGAGCCGCGAAGTGCCGGGAGTGCCGGTTTCGTACGGCAGACTTGGGGCTCGAAGACCGATGCGAAGGATGGGTATGCCGATCACACCTGCCACCGCGACGCACAGTTCGTCGAACGGCACCGTTGAAGCGATCTTGCTCGAGTTGGTCGACGAGGACGGCAACACGATCGGCACGGCGGAGAAGCTCGCCGCCCATCAGCCACCGGGACAGCTGCACCGGGCCTTCTCCGTGTTCCTCTTCGACGAGCACGGCCGGCTGCTGCTCCAGCAGCGCGCCCTGGGCAAGTACCACTCCCCCGGTGTCTGGTCCAACACCTGCTGCGGCCACCCCTACCCCGCCGAGGCGCCCTTCGCGGCGGCGGCCCGGCGGACGTACGAGGAGCTCGGCGTCTCGCCCTCGCTGCTCGCGGAGGCGGGCACGGTCCGCTACAACCACCCGGACCCGGAGTCGGGCCTGGTGGAGCAGGAGTACAACCATCTCTTCGTCGGCATGGTGCAGTCGTCGCTGCACCCCGATCCTGAGGAGGTCGGGGACACCGCGTTCGTGACCGCCGCCGAACTCATGGAGCGGCACGCGAAGGACCCCTTCTCGGCGTGGTTCATGACGGTCCTGGACGCGGCCCGCCCGGCGATCAGGGAGCTGACGGGCCCGTCCGCCGGCTGGTGACGGTCCCGTCTCCGCGAAGACTCCCCGAGGGTGCTAGAAGATGCTCGCAGTGAGCGGCAGGGCGGCCCAGATCACCTTGCCGCCACTCGCCGTGTGCTCGACGTCGCACACCCCGCCCGACTCCCTGGCGACCTCCCGCACCAGCAGCAGCCCACGGCCGCCGGTCTGGCCGTGGTCGGCCTCCAGGGCGGTGGGGCGGTAGGGATGGTTGTCCTCCACCGAGACCCGCACCCACTCGGATCCCACGGCCACCTCCACGGCGAGCATCGGGGAGAGCAGTGCCGCGTGTCGTACGGCGTTCGTGACCAGTTCGGAGACGATCAGCAAAAGCCCGTGGACGAGGTCGTCCGAGACTGGCACTTGCTGACGGAAGAGCAGGTCACGAACGGCGTGTCGTGCCTGCGGAACCGAGGCGTCGATGGCGGGAGCGGTGAACCGCCACACCCCCTCGTACGGCAGCGGACCCGGCGGTCTCCGATCGGGAGGCACATCCCCGGCGCCTTCAGGGCGGGAGTCGAACCCCCGCCCGTGGTTCTCCATCGTCCGGTCGCCACCCTTGCGCTCGATTGTCACCACACGTCGAGTGTTGGTAACGCGCTGGTCCGGACCGCATCCCTGAACAGAAGTCAGCGACTATCGACGGTTTCTGACCGTTGACGCATGGCACGGTCGGCCGCACGACCGCTCCTGTCCGTGTGGTGTCTGCTTCGAGAACTATTCGGGTTGTACGGGTTGGGCGCCGGGCTCGCCCGATTCGTCCGTCAGCGGCCGCGCCCCGAGACCAGATGTACGATGCGCCGCCCGCCGAAGCCGGTGGCGATCAGGCCCAGCCCGTCGAAGAGCAGCGCGAGCGAGAAGAAGCAGCCGATCACGTACTTGCTGCTGCTCGGCCAGTTGTCCAGCACCAGGATGCCGAGGAGCAGGCCGAAGACGCCCTGCAGGAGCGTCCAGCCGAACTGCGGACCGCGCACCACGAGACTGCCGACCAGCCGGAACACTCCACCGGTCAGGAACAGCAGGGCCGCGAACATGGTGAGCGCCTCGGCCGCGGCGTCCGGGCGGCGGATCACCACCACTCCGGCCGCGATGTTCAAGGCCGCGACCACCACCCCGAGCCAGAAGAAGTTGGTGCCGCGGGCCTGAATCGCGTGCAACAGTCCGACCGCTCCGCCGATCAGCAGCAGCCAGCCGAACAGGATCATCGAGGTCAGGGTCGCGACGCCCGTGTATACGAGCCCGACGAGCCCCGCGATCACCAGGATCACGCCGAACGCGGCGGTCCAGCTGAAGCCGCGGTTCAGCTTGGTGGTCGCGTCGTTCGGCGCCCTGTCCTTGGTCCTGGCCATCAGCGCCTCCTCGCGCCCGGCCCCTTCTTGATCGTACGTTCGAGGGTTGCGGATAGCATCCGGCATATGGAGCCGCAGCTGCTGCACAGCGTCGGCGACGGGGTCGCCACCGTCGTCATTCACCACCCGGCCAAGCGCAACGCCATGACGGCCGACATGTGGAGGGCGCTGCCGCCCCTGCTCGACGGGCTCGCGGCCGACCCGGACGTCCGTGTACTGGTGCTCACCGGCGAGGGCGGCACCTTCTGCGCGGGGGCCGACATCTCGACGCTGCGGGGCTCCTCGGACGAGGCGCAAGGGCTCGCCGTGAACGCCGAGGAGGCACTCGCCGCGTTCCCCAAGCCGACGCTCGCGGCGATCCGCGGGTACTGCGTCGGCGGCGGATCCCAGCTCGCGGCGGCCTGCGATCTGCGGTTCGCGGAGGAGGGCGCGCAGTTCGGAGTGACGCCGGCGAAGCTGGGGATCGTCTACGCCGCCTCGGCCACCCGGCGGCTGGTGTCGCTGGTGGGTCCGGCGACCGCCAAGTACCTGCTGTTCTCGGGCGAGCTGATCGACACCGAACGGGCACTGCGCACGGGTCTGGTGGACGAGGTGCTGCCCGAGGGCGAACTCGGCAAGCGGGTCGGGGAGTTCAGCCGCGTCCTGGCCACGCGGTCGCTGCTGACGCAGGCGTCCGCCAAGGAATTCGCCCATGGGCGGACCGACCGGGACGCGTACTGGGCCGAGCAGGCGCGCGGGAGCGACGACACCGCGGAGGGCGTCGCCGCGTTTCTGGAGCGCCGGCCGCCGCGCTTCACCTGGACCACGCCGGCGTCCACCGCAACCAGCCGGCCGGCCACCACGACCGCTCCGTCGTCCACCGCGACTACTCCATGATGAAGCGGCTCTTCGCCCGGAACTCCGCCACCAGATGTGCAGGAGCCTTCTGGGGTGACCCGGCGTCGTAGGGCGGCTGCGGGTCGTACTCCGTCAGCAGTTGTACGGCCTGTGCGTGTTCGTCGCCCGCGATCCGTCCGAGCAGGGCGAGCCCCATGTCGATGCCGGACGACACGCCGGCCGCCGTGACGTACTTCCCGTCGAACACCACCCGCTCCCCCGTCGGCTCGGCACCGAACCGCTTGAGGTGGTCGAGGGCCAGCCAGTGCGAGGTGGCCCGGCGGCCCTCGAGCAGCCCAGCGGCGGCCAGCAGCAGGGAGCCGGTGCACACGGAGGTCGTCCAGGTGCTCGTGGCGTCGGCGGCGCGCAGCCAGTCCAACAGGACCCGGTTGTCCATCTGCGGGGTCTGGCCCGGTCCGCCGGGGACCACGACGATGTCCGGGCGCGGCACCTCGGCCAGGGTCCTGTCGGCGGTCAGAGCCAGGTTGCCGCTCTCGTTGCGGACGGCGCCCGTGTGCTCGGCGACGAAGACGGTCTCCGCGTCGGGCAGGCGGCCGAGGGTCTCGTAGGGTCCCACGGCGTCCAGGGCGGTGAAACGGTCGAAGAGGACGATGGCGATCTGCATCGGGTTCCTTTCCACGGGTGGGTGGGGCAGGGGCGTCAGATGAGGGCCGGTCAACGGGTCGGGGCGGGGCGGAAGCGGCGCCGGTACTCCGCCGGCGCCGTGCCGAGCACCTTCACGAAGGCACGGCGCATCGCCTCGGGGGTGCCGTAGCCGCAGACGCGGGAGATCCCCTCGACTCCGTCGGCGGTGTCCTCCAGCAGGCGCCGGGCGTGTTCGAGGCGGACGCGGTCGACGTACCGGCCCGGGGTCATGCCCGTCTCGGTCTGGAAGGCGCGGGCGAAGTGCCGGGGCGAGAGCCGGGCGCGGGCGGCGAGCGACTCGACGGACAGGTCGTCGCCGGGGTGCTCGGTGATCCACTGCTGGACCTCGCGGAGCGGTTCGCGCCGCGCCGTCTGCGCGGCCAGCTGGGCGCTGAACTGGGCCTGGTTGCCCGGGCGGCGCAGGAAGACGACGAGGTGACGGGCGACCGTCAGGGCGGCCTCGCGGCCGAGGTCCTCCTCCACGAGCGCGAGGGCGAGGTCGATGCCGGAGGTGACGCCGGCCGAGGTGGACACCTGTCCGTCCCGCACGTAGATGGGGTCGGGGTCGACCTCGACGGCCGGGTGGTCGCGGGCGAGCTTGTCGCAGTACGCCCAGTGGGTCGTCGCGCGGCGGCCGTCCAGAAGGCCCGCCTCGGCGAGCGGGATGGCGCCGGTGCAGACGGAGACCAGGCGCTCGGCGCGCGGCCCGTGCGCGCGCAGCCAGCCGGTCAGCCGGGGGTCGGGACGCCGGGTGCCCCGGCCGCCCGGGACCAGCAGGGTGTGCGGGACGGGCGCTTCGGCGAGGGTGTGGTCCGGGACGAGGGTGAGGCCGCTGGTGGTACGCACGGGTGCGCCGTCCAGGGAGGCGGTGTGGATGCGGTACGAGCCGCCGCGGAGGGCCTCGGCGCCCGCGAAGACCTCCACGGGGCCCGTGACGTCGAGGCTCTGCACGTCGTCGAAGAGGACGACCAGAACGGTTCGCATGGTCTCGATTCTTGGCGGGCGGGGTGATGGCCGCAATGACGAGTACCCCACCTTTCCTGCCATCGCCCCGCCCGCACCTTTCCTGCCATCACCCCATCGCCCCTCCAGCCTTCCCGGCGTACCGACTAGTCGGTAACCTTCGGGCATGACCACACCTCTGCCGGAGCGCGCCGGGCGGCGCTGCCACAACGTCCTCAACCCGCTGCACTCGACGCACTACTTCTCCCCGGACCTGGGCCGGGAGCTGGCCGCCATCGGGATCGAGGACAGCAAAGGCGCGTACTTCGCCGTACGGGCCGCCGCCATGGGGCCGGTGGGTCCCGGCACGGTGACGGCGACGTTCTACAACTTCCGCCACGAGCTGGTGGCCCGGCATGTGCCCGAGGTGTGGGAGAAGGCGTCCCCGGAGACCGTCCTCGCGGCGCGCGCGCGTGCCGTCGACGCGACCTGGCGACGGCTCCTCGGCGAGGACGTCCTC is a window of Streptomyces mirabilis DNA encoding:
- the galE gene encoding UDP-glucose 4-epimerase GalE codes for the protein MTWLITGGAGYIGAHVARAMAEAGERVVALDDLSAGVPNRLPESIPLVQGSSLDGDLLKRVLAEHSVTGVVHLAARKQVGESVAQPTRYYQENVGGLATLLEAVAGAGVKRFVFSSSAAVYGNPDVDLITEDTPCAPMSPYGETKLAGEWLVRAAGRTHGIATVCLRYFNVAGAATPELADTGVFNVIPMVFDRITRDEAPRIFGDDYPTPDGTCVRDYIHVADLAEAHLAAARRLAGGATGDLTVNIGRGEGVSVRELLTLIGEVSGDSRRPVVEPRRPGDAPRAVASADLAARELDWSARRGVREMVESAWQGWVLHHPRAQD
- a CDS encoding cation diffusion facilitator family transporter, encoding MGAGHDHGHAHGAPTSGTAAAAYRGRLRVALSITLTVMVVEIVGGLMADSLALVADAAHMATDAVGLGMALLAIHFANRPPSGNRTFGYARAEILAALANCLLLLGVGGYVLYEAIHRFVTPADTEGGLTIVFGLIGLVANTISLTLLLRGQKDSLNVRGAFLEVVADALGSVAVIISAVVIMTTGWQAADPIASIIISIMIVPRTWKLLHETLDVLLEAAPKNVDMAEVRTHILALPGVEDVHDLHAWTITSGMPVLSAHVVVSSDVLNAIGHEKMLHELQGCLGHHFDVEHCTFQLEPSGHAEHEAKLCH
- the idi gene encoding isopentenyl-diphosphate Delta-isomerase; this encodes MPITPATATHSSSNGTVEAILLELVDEDGNTIGTAEKLAAHQPPGQLHRAFSVFLFDEHGRLLLQQRALGKYHSPGVWSNTCCGHPYPAEAPFAAAARRTYEELGVSPSLLAEAGTVRYNHPDPESGLVEQEYNHLFVGMVQSSLHPDPEEVGDTAFVTAAELMERHAKDPFSAWFMTVLDAARPAIRELTGPSAGW
- a CDS encoding ATP-binding protein, which codes for MENHGRGFDSRPEGAGDVPPDRRPPGPLPYEGVWRFTAPAIDASVPQARHAVRDLLFRQQVPVSDDLVHGLLLIVSELVTNAVRHAALLSPMLAVEVAVGSEWVRVSVEDNHPYRPTALEADHGQTGGRGLLLVREVARESGGVCDVEHTASGGKVIWAALPLTASIF
- a CDS encoding HdeD family acid-resistance protein, which codes for MARTKDRAPNDATTKLNRGFSWTAAFGVILVIAGLVGLVYTGVATLTSMILFGWLLLIGGAVGLLHAIQARGTNFFWLGVVVAALNIAAGVVVIRRPDAAAEALTMFAALLFLTGGVFRLVGSLVVRGPQFGWTLLQGVFGLLLGILVLDNWPSSSKYVIGCFFSLALLFDGLGLIATGFGGRRIVHLVSGRGR
- a CDS encoding enoyl-CoA hydratase/isomerase family protein, which encodes MEPQLLHSVGDGVATVVIHHPAKRNAMTADMWRALPPLLDGLAADPDVRVLVLTGEGGTFCAGADISTLRGSSDEAQGLAVNAEEALAAFPKPTLAAIRGYCVGGGSQLAAACDLRFAEEGAQFGVTPAKLGIVYAASATRRLVSLVGPATAKYLLFSGELIDTERALRTGLVDEVLPEGELGKRVGEFSRVLATRSLLTQASAKEFAHGRTDRDAYWAEQARGSDDTAEGVAAFLERRPPRFTWTTPASTATSRPATTTAPSSTATTP
- a CDS encoding DJ-1/PfpI family protein, producing MQIAIVLFDRFTALDAVGPYETLGRLPDAETVFVAEHTGAVRNESGNLALTADRTLAEVPRPDIVVVPGGPGQTPQMDNRVLLDWLRAADATSTWTTSVCTGSLLLAAAGLLEGRRATSHWLALDHLKRFGAEPTGERVVFDGKYVTAAGVSSGIDMGLALLGRIAGDEHAQAVQLLTEYDPQPPYDAGSPQKAPAHLVAEFRAKSRFIME
- a CDS encoding GlxA family transcriptional regulator, with the translated sequence MRTVLVVLFDDVQSLDVTGPVEVFAGAEALRGGSYRIHTASLDGAPVRTTSGLTLVPDHTLAEAPVPHTLLVPGGRGTRRPDPRLTGWLRAHGPRAERLVSVCTGAIPLAEAGLLDGRRATTHWAYCDKLARDHPAVEVDPDPIYVRDGQVSTSAGVTSGIDLALALVEEDLGREAALTVARHLVVFLRRPGNQAQFSAQLAAQTARREPLREVQQWITEHPGDDLSVESLAARARLSPRHFARAFQTETGMTPGRYVDRVRLEHARRLLEDTADGVEGISRVCGYGTPEAMRRAFVKVLGTAPAEYRRRFRPAPTR